A single genomic interval of Granulicella tundricola MP5ACTX9 harbors:
- a CDS encoding cytochrome C assembly family protein — protein sequence MSLLWLRVAVLLYGIAALAVLPAALYDRHRWRHIAIPATVLALIFHFVSFAETLSAAHHALPVDTHETLSLIGILLALAFLIVYWRYRTLALGIFILPVVFLLGLLPAFHPGEELVAPGLHAGWVLLHIALLLAAYVALLISLIASLLYLIQERRLKSKSVAKSSIKLPPLDTLDRLALRALTLGLPCMTAGLLIGSALAQVTYGSAYFRDPKILLAFAMWLAYIGMIYIRRHSGLRGRRAVYLSSFTFFIILAVWASNQFSAVHRFTTP from the coding sequence ATGTCCCTCCTCTGGCTCAGAGTCGCAGTCCTCCTCTACGGCATCGCCGCCCTCGCGGTCCTGCCCGCGGCCCTGTACGACCGTCACCGCTGGCGCCACATCGCCATCCCCGCCACCGTCCTCGCCCTCATCTTCCACTTCGTCTCCTTCGCCGAAACCCTCAGCGCCGCCCACCACGCGCTCCCCGTCGATACCCACGAAACCCTCTCCCTCATCGGCATCCTGTTAGCCCTGGCCTTCCTCATCGTCTACTGGCGATACCGCACCCTCGCCCTCGGTATCTTCATCCTCCCCGTAGTCTTCCTCCTCGGCCTCCTGCCCGCCTTCCACCCCGGTGAAGAACTTGTAGCCCCCGGCCTCCACGCCGGCTGGGTCCTGCTCCACATAGCCCTGCTTTTGGCAGCCTACGTAGCCCTCCTCATCTCCCTCATCGCATCGCTCCTCTACCTCATCCAGGAACGCCGCCTCAAATCAAAATCCGTCGCCAAATCGAGCATCAAGCTCCCGCCACTCGATACCCTCGACCGCCTCGCCCTCCGCGCCCTCACCCTCGGCCTCCCCTGCATGACCGCCGGCCTCCTCATCGGCTCCGCCCTCGCGCAAGTGACCTACGGCTCCGCCTACTTTCGCGACCCCAAGATCCTCCTCGCCTTCGCCATGTGGCTCGCCTACATCGGCATGATCTACATCCGCCGCCACTCCGGCCTCCGCGGCCGCCGAGCCGTCTATCTCTCCTCCTTCACCTTCTTCATCATCCTCGCCGTCTGGGCCTCGAACCAGTTCTCCGCAGTCCACAGGTTCACCACCCCATGA
- a CDS encoding alpha-L-fucosidase has protein sequence MESSSRHKTFCRAALSAVLSLSFIATAQAPRHYQPTIESLDQHPLPQWFDDAKLGIFIHWGLYSVPGWAPLEQVNFSKPDFLKNNPYAEWYYNTVRIPGSPTQAYDRQHFGANHNYYDFAETFNAESKKWNPDVWAKTFKDAGAKYVVLTTKHHEGFTLWPSAIPNPTLPAARQHATRDLVGDLTTSVRNAGMKMGLYYSGGFDWTFVPGPIATHADFDPAKPQTEAYGKYVDAQYRELIQRYHPSVLWNDIDYPKSGHPLELEAEYYNAIPDGVVDNRFGIKHTDYDTPEYSTLKDINPKKWEECRGLGQSFGYNRAEGEAETIAADKLIYLLVDIVSKNGNLLLDVGPEADGTIPAVQLSRLKALGTWLNQNGEAIYGTHPWTHAEGKTADGIDIRFTQKNQTLYATLMGNLKGSSVTITALKLKPGTKVQLLGTKQPVTWSQEGADVKLNLPSTLPGKYAYVLGIGKSGIM, from the coding sequence ATGGAATCCTCGAGCCGCCACAAAACTTTCTGCAGAGCCGCACTCTCCGCCGTCCTGAGCCTCTCCTTCATCGCTACCGCACAGGCCCCCAGGCACTACCAGCCCACCATCGAGTCCCTCGACCAACACCCGCTCCCTCAGTGGTTCGACGACGCAAAGCTCGGCATCTTCATCCACTGGGGCCTCTACTCCGTCCCAGGCTGGGCGCCGCTGGAGCAGGTCAACTTCAGCAAGCCTGACTTCCTCAAGAACAACCCCTACGCGGAGTGGTACTACAACACAGTCCGCATCCCCGGCTCGCCCACTCAGGCTTACGACCGCCAACACTTCGGCGCCAATCACAACTACTACGACTTCGCCGAAACCTTCAACGCCGAAAGCAAAAAGTGGAACCCGGACGTCTGGGCCAAAACCTTCAAGGACGCCGGAGCCAAGTACGTCGTACTCACCACCAAGCATCACGAAGGCTTCACCCTCTGGCCCAGTGCCATCCCCAACCCCACCTTGCCCGCCGCCCGCCAGCACGCCACCCGAGACCTCGTCGGCGATCTCACCACCTCGGTCCGCAACGCAGGCATGAAGATGGGCCTGTACTACTCGGGCGGCTTCGACTGGACCTTCGTTCCAGGCCCCATCGCCACCCACGCCGACTTCGACCCCGCAAAGCCCCAGACCGAAGCCTACGGAAAGTACGTCGACGCCCAGTACCGCGAGCTCATCCAGCGCTACCACCCCTCCGTCCTCTGGAACGACATCGACTACCCCAAATCCGGTCACCCGCTCGAGCTTGAAGCCGAGTATTACAACGCCATTCCTGATGGCGTCGTCGACAACCGCTTCGGAATCAAGCACACCGACTACGACACCCCCGAGTACTCCACCCTCAAGGACATCAATCCCAAAAAGTGGGAGGAATGCCGCGGTCTCGGCCAGTCCTTCGGCTACAACCGTGCCGAAGGTGAAGCCGAGACCATAGCCGCTGACAAGCTCATCTATCTCCTCGTCGATATCGTCAGCAAGAACGGCAACCTGCTCCTTGACGTAGGCCCTGAGGCCGATGGAACCATCCCCGCCGTCCAGCTTTCACGCCTCAAAGCCCTCGGCACCTGGCTCAACCAGAACGGCGAAGCCATCTACGGCACCCACCCCTGGACGCACGCGGAAGGCAAGACCGCTGACGGAATCGACATCCGCTTCACCCAGAAAAACCAGACCCTCTACGCCACCCTCATGGGCAATCTCAAGGGCTCATCCGTCACCATCACCGCCCTCAAGCTCAAACCCGGCACCAAAGTCCAGCTCCTTGGCACAAAACAGCCGGTCACCTGGTCGCAGGAAGGTGCCGACGTCAAACTAAACCTGCCGTCCACGCTCCCCGGCAAATACGCCTACGTCCTCGGCATCGGCAAGTCCGGGATCATGTAG
- a CDS encoding DUF7674 family protein: MSDLVQRFPKYQEEIRGYMDDDEPLPFIALGCVIIPHLEEALREADLKVILSFCAYFEDIAVSSASDSDLENLLGIEVGEWLGFMENEDRLSPWLGPETKRLCRYVPGLATQRREHKANAAASSFLRRIGVRLGLVQAK; encoded by the coding sequence GTGAGCGATCTCGTTCAGCGCTTTCCTAAGTATCAAGAGGAGATTCGCGGCTACATGGACGATGATGAACCGCTCCCGTTTATTGCTTTAGGCTGCGTGATCATCCCTCATCTGGAAGAAGCGCTGCGTGAGGCGGATCTTAAGGTGATTTTATCGTTCTGCGCCTACTTTGAAGATATCGCGGTGAGTTCTGCCAGTGATTCCGACTTGGAAAATCTGCTTGGCATTGAGGTTGGAGAGTGGCTGGGATTTATGGAGAACGAGGATAGGCTTTCGCCGTGGCTCGGTCCTGAAACGAAGCGACTATGCCGCTATGTGCCTGGTCTGGCGACGCAACGGCGGGAACACAAGGCTAACGCGGCGGCGAGTTCGTTTTTGAGGCGGATTGGGGTGCGTTTGGGGCTTGTTCAGGCGAAGTGA
- the mutS gene encoding DNA mismatch repair protein MutS has protein sequence MAIDTTNDAQLTPVMRQYFAAKEAHPDCLMFCRIGDFYELFYEDAILVSRELQLTLTARDKEKKQPMCGVPYHAAEVYLQRLLRKGYRIALCEQMEDPKTVKGIVKREVTRVLTPGTAVDPALGAGESCWLASVVMVKGVAGVAMVDLSTGEFRATEFVGAGAWALAVDELGRVKPAELVYASGGLLGASGSNRSLKLGADPTQVPEAGPGAPSSVDDSDGAGLDGIKTKSAVEDWVMTAEHALPLLRSHFRVLSLDGLGLGGHEAAGVAAGGLLHYLRQQKQGALEHVEAVRFYERSGCLELDAVSVRNLELVEPLFSGESAQTTLLYTLDACCTPMGKRLLRATLLRPAMGLGEIEVRLDAVGEAAADLRRREGVRRAMNGLLDLERLLGRVAMDSAGPREVLALASTLGCVPRVVAAVGMFTAAKWMELGAGLDPLEDLHEVITATIVDEPPVTFADGGVIRAGIHAELDELRELSRSGRQALVAIEERERARTGIGSLKVRFNSVFGYYLEVTKANAKAVPADYERKQTLVNAERFTTPELKEYEAKILTAQERSLEIERRLFSELRAQLLAAAGRMRETARKVAEIDLMSCFAHLAALRGWVRPVVEEGCALEFVQGRHPVVERRMEESGAGRFVPNSLYLDADAGPSLLLMTGPNMGGKSTYLRMAALLVVMAQCGCFVPAERMRVGLVDRIYTRIGASDNVARGRSTFMVEMTETAAILNTATNKSLVLLDEMGRGTATYDGLSLAWATVEHLHNKIGARALFATHYHELTLLADRLTKLKNVRVTVKENAGGIVFLHSVEAGAASKSYGIEVARLAGLPNGVIARAREVLKVHERAESQQVREAVAEPAGKVQMTLFTPLSQRIVDRLGAVEVDSLTPLEALNLLAELKREMKG, from the coding sequence ATGGCGATTGATACGACAAACGATGCACAGTTGACGCCGGTGATGCGGCAGTACTTCGCGGCGAAGGAGGCGCATCCGGACTGCCTGATGTTCTGCCGGATCGGGGACTTCTACGAGCTGTTTTATGAGGATGCGATTCTGGTCAGCCGGGAGTTGCAGCTTACGCTGACGGCCAGGGATAAAGAGAAGAAGCAGCCGATGTGCGGGGTTCCGTATCATGCGGCTGAGGTTTATCTGCAGAGGCTGCTGCGGAAGGGCTACCGGATTGCGCTGTGCGAGCAGATGGAAGATCCGAAGACGGTCAAGGGGATCGTCAAGCGGGAGGTAACAAGGGTGCTGACGCCGGGGACGGCTGTCGATCCGGCGCTGGGTGCGGGAGAGAGTTGCTGGCTGGCTTCCGTGGTGATGGTGAAGGGTGTTGCTGGTGTGGCGATGGTGGATCTTTCTACCGGCGAGTTCAGGGCTACGGAGTTTGTTGGGGCCGGGGCTTGGGCTTTGGCGGTAGATGAGCTTGGGAGGGTGAAGCCGGCGGAGTTGGTTTATGCGTCGGGTGGATTGCTGGGGGCTTCGGGTTCTAACCGGTCTTTGAAGCTTGGTGCCGATCCAACCCAGGTCCCAGAGGCGGGACCTGGGGCACCCAGTTCGGTGGATGATTCGGACGGGGCGGGGTTGGATGGGATCAAGACTAAGAGCGCTGTTGAGGATTGGGTGATGACGGCGGAGCATGCGTTGCCGCTGCTGCGGTCGCATTTTCGGGTGTTGTCACTGGATGGGCTCGGGCTGGGTGGGCATGAGGCTGCTGGGGTTGCGGCGGGTGGATTGCTGCATTATCTGCGGCAGCAGAAGCAGGGAGCGCTAGAGCATGTGGAGGCGGTGCGGTTTTATGAGCGGTCTGGGTGTTTGGAGCTCGATGCTGTAAGCGTGAGGAATTTGGAGTTGGTGGAGCCGCTGTTTTCTGGGGAGTCGGCGCAGACTACTTTGCTTTATACGCTGGATGCTTGTTGTACGCCGATGGGGAAACGGCTGCTGAGGGCTACGTTGTTAAGACCTGCTATGGGGCTTGGCGAGATTGAGGTTCGGCTGGATGCTGTGGGGGAGGCGGCGGCGGATCTAAGACGGCGGGAGGGTGTGAGGCGGGCTATGAATGGGCTGCTCGACTTGGAGAGGCTGCTGGGGCGTGTGGCTATGGACTCTGCTGGGCCGCGGGAGGTGCTGGCGCTGGCTTCTACGCTTGGCTGTGTGCCGAGGGTGGTTGCGGCGGTGGGGATGTTTACGGCGGCGAAGTGGATGGAGCTGGGGGCGGGGCTCGATCCGCTGGAGGACCTGCATGAAGTGATTACGGCGACGATTGTGGATGAGCCTCCGGTGACGTTTGCGGATGGCGGGGTGATCCGGGCGGGGATTCATGCGGAGCTGGATGAGCTGCGGGAGTTGAGCCGGAGCGGGCGGCAGGCGCTGGTGGCGATCGAAGAACGGGAGCGGGCGAGGACGGGGATCGGGTCGCTGAAGGTACGGTTCAATAGCGTGTTTGGCTACTACCTTGAGGTGACGAAGGCGAATGCGAAGGCCGTGCCGGCGGACTATGAGCGGAAGCAGACGCTGGTGAATGCGGAGCGGTTTACGACGCCGGAGTTGAAGGAGTATGAGGCGAAGATTCTGACGGCTCAGGAGCGGTCGCTGGAGATTGAACGACGTTTATTCAGCGAGCTGAGAGCGCAGTTGCTGGCGGCTGCGGGGCGGATGCGGGAGACGGCGCGGAAGGTGGCGGAGATCGACCTGATGAGCTGCTTTGCGCATCTGGCGGCGCTGCGTGGGTGGGTGAGGCCGGTGGTGGAAGAAGGCTGTGCGCTCGAGTTTGTGCAGGGGCGGCATCCTGTGGTGGAGCGGCGGATGGAGGAGTCGGGTGCGGGACGGTTTGTGCCTAATTCGCTGTATCTGGATGCGGATGCGGGGCCCTCTTTGCTGCTGATGACGGGGCCGAATATGGGCGGTAAGAGTACTTACCTGCGGATGGCTGCGTTGCTGGTGGTGATGGCGCAGTGTGGATGCTTTGTGCCGGCGGAGCGGATGCGGGTGGGGTTGGTCGATAGGATCTATACGAGGATTGGGGCTAGCGATAATGTGGCTCGGGGACGGTCTACGTTCATGGTGGAGATGACGGAGACGGCTGCGATTCTGAATACGGCTACGAACAAGAGCCTGGTGCTGCTGGATGAGATGGGGCGTGGTACGGCGACCTATGACGGGCTTAGTCTGGCGTGGGCTACTGTGGAGCACTTACATAATAAGATTGGCGCTCGGGCTTTATTTGCGACTCATTATCATGAACTTACTTTATTGGCGGATCGACTTACGAAGCTGAAGAACGTGCGGGTTACTGTCAAGGAGAATGCGGGTGGGATTGTGTTCCTGCATTCGGTTGAGGCGGGGGCGGCGAGCAAGAGTTATGGGATCGAGGTGGCTCGGCTGGCGGGGCTACCGAATGGGGTGATTGCAAGGGCGCGTGAGGTGTTGAAGGTGCATGAGCGGGCGGAATCGCAACAGGTCAGAGAAGCTGTTGCGGAGCCTGCGGGGAAGGTGCAGATGACACTGTTTACGCCACTTTCGCAGAGAATTGTGGATCGGCTGGGTGCGGTTGAGGTCGACTCGCTGACACCGCTGGAGGCGCTGAATCTGCTGGCGGAGTTGAAGCGGGAGATGAAGGGCTAA
- a CDS encoding anhydro-N-acetylmuramic acid kinase, protein MREPKAMVVAGVMSGTSADGVDVAVVRVSPGAPTPKLKVIGHESFAYSEDVRAAVLRAMDAKEVSVAELSRLNWRLGEVYADCVEKTAAKVGKKIGLVSMHGQTIYHQGVAEEYLGAPVRATWQLGEAAVVAERMRVPVVSDMRPADLAAGGQGAPLVPMLDFCMFRSATKNRVLLNLGGIANVTAIPAGAGLDGLLAFDTGPANMVVDALMFKLYGRNYDCGGQTAARGRVLAGVVDEVMKDGYFSALPPKSCGREQYGAAFVARVHEACVAAGGKKADVIATATEITVRSVVEAYAKFCWSHLGQRAPLAKATELIAAGGGARNAYLMKGLTARFAELGVKVLAMDEMGVAAEAKEAAAFALLGWLSWFGMTGNVPSATGAKRGVVLGKVSLG, encoded by the coding sequence GTGCGAGAGCCTAAGGCGATGGTGGTGGCGGGGGTGATGAGTGGGACCTCCGCGGATGGGGTGGATGTGGCGGTGGTGCGGGTGTCGCCGGGTGCGCCTACGCCTAAGTTGAAGGTGATTGGGCATGAGAGCTTTGCTTATTCCGAGGATGTTCGTGCGGCCGTGCTCAGAGCTATGGATGCGAAGGAGGTTTCTGTTGCGGAGTTATCGAGACTGAACTGGCGGCTGGGTGAGGTGTATGCGGATTGTGTGGAGAAGACTGCGGCTAAGGTGGGGAAGAAGATTGGGCTGGTGAGTATGCATGGGCAGACCATCTATCACCAGGGAGTAGCGGAGGAGTATCTGGGTGCTCCGGTGCGGGCTACGTGGCAGCTTGGTGAGGCGGCGGTGGTGGCGGAACGGATGCGGGTTCCGGTGGTGAGCGACATGCGACCGGCTGATCTGGCTGCGGGTGGACAAGGTGCGCCGCTGGTGCCGATGCTGGATTTTTGTATGTTTCGGAGTGCGACGAAGAATCGGGTGCTGCTGAACCTGGGGGGGATTGCGAATGTGACGGCGATCCCTGCGGGTGCGGGGTTGGATGGGTTGCTGGCGTTCGATACGGGGCCTGCGAATATGGTGGTCGATGCGCTGATGTTCAAGCTGTATGGGCGGAACTATGACTGTGGCGGGCAGACTGCTGCTCGGGGGCGTGTGCTTGCTGGGGTGGTGGATGAGGTGATGAAGGATGGGTACTTCTCTGCCCTGCCGCCGAAGTCCTGTGGGCGGGAGCAGTATGGGGCGGCGTTCGTGGCGCGGGTGCATGAGGCTTGTGTGGCGGCGGGTGGGAAGAAGGCGGATGTAATCGCTACGGCGACCGAGATCACCGTGCGGTCTGTGGTGGAGGCTTATGCGAAGTTCTGCTGGAGCCATTTGGGGCAGAGGGCTCCGCTGGCGAAGGCGACTGAGTTGATTGCGGCTGGGGGTGGGGCTCGGAATGCTTACTTGATGAAGGGATTGACGGCTCGGTTTGCGGAGCTTGGAGTGAAGGTGCTGGCGATGGATGAGATGGGGGTCGCGGCGGAGGCCAAGGAGGCGGCGGCGTTTGCGCTGTTGGGGTGGTTGAGTTGGTTTGGGATGACGGGCAATGTGCCTAGTGCTACGGGGGCGAAGAGGGGAGTTGTTTTGGGGAAGGTGTCGCTTGGTTGA
- a CDS encoding ABC transporter substrate-binding protein: MLGCLSVLGCHTRSDDAGTVVVLIESSPNSLDPRVGTDAQAEKIDGLIFDALVRKDERYEFKPWLATSWERPDATTWVFHLRDGVRFQDGRPLGAEDVAWTINSMVDGTLITAKGGNFASVQTARAKDRLTVEVKMKRADESLLFNLSDGLFGVVPKGSGREFGRVPVGSGAFRFVSAEQDKEVVLERVPSYWAGSRGNIERLRLSVVPDAVTSALELRKHSADVAVNVVTLDMVRALERVPGLKDETGPGSPVMYMNFNVTAAPLNDKRVRQAVAFAMDRKAIVDALWLGRARVADTLLPPGHWAAAAPGELTQYPHDPARAAALLEAAGYHADKDGVRLRLEMKTSTDETTRLLAEILQQQLRAAGIALTLRSSEFGTFYADVTRGAFQMYALRWIWSNEDPDIFHYAFATSQMPPVGGNRGRYSNARVDSLLAAAATTPDVSARRADYVEVQKILADELPAIPLWYPNNNIVHTDRVSGIVGDGSGSFDFLRDAVVK; the protein is encoded by the coding sequence ATGTTGGGATGTCTGAGTGTGTTGGGATGTCATACGCGGTCAGACGATGCGGGGACTGTTGTGGTGTTGATTGAGAGCTCGCCGAATAGTCTTGATCCGCGGGTGGGGACGGATGCGCAGGCGGAGAAGATCGATGGGCTGATCTTCGATGCGCTGGTGCGTAAGGACGAACGGTATGAGTTCAAGCCATGGCTTGCGACGAGTTGGGAGCGGCCGGATGCTACGACCTGGGTGTTTCATCTGCGCGATGGTGTGAGGTTTCAGGATGGAAGGCCGCTGGGGGCGGAGGACGTTGCGTGGACGATCAACTCGATGGTGGATGGGACGCTCATCACGGCCAAGGGCGGCAACTTTGCGAGTGTACAGACGGCGCGGGCGAAGGATCGGCTGACCGTTGAGGTGAAGATGAAAAGGGCGGACGAATCGCTGCTTTTCAACCTGAGCGATGGTCTGTTTGGGGTGGTGCCTAAGGGGTCAGGGCGGGAGTTTGGGCGGGTTCCTGTGGGGTCGGGGGCGTTCCGGTTTGTGAGTGCGGAGCAGGATAAAGAGGTGGTGCTGGAGCGGGTGCCGAGTTACTGGGCGGGGTCGCGTGGGAATATCGAACGGCTGCGGCTATCCGTGGTGCCGGATGCGGTAACGAGCGCGCTGGAGCTGCGGAAGCACTCGGCAGATGTGGCGGTGAACGTGGTTACGCTGGATATGGTGCGTGCGCTGGAGCGTGTGCCGGGGTTAAAGGATGAGACCGGGCCGGGGTCGCCGGTGATGTATATGAACTTCAATGTGACGGCGGCTCCGCTGAATGACAAGCGCGTGCGGCAGGCGGTGGCGTTTGCGATGGACCGGAAGGCGATTGTGGATGCGCTGTGGCTGGGGCGAGCACGGGTGGCGGATACGCTGCTGCCGCCTGGGCATTGGGCTGCGGCGGCACCGGGCGAGCTGACGCAGTATCCGCATGATCCGGCGCGGGCGGCGGCGCTGCTGGAGGCGGCGGGGTATCACGCCGACAAGGATGGGGTTCGGCTACGGCTGGAGATGAAGACGTCCACCGATGAGACGACGCGTCTGCTGGCGGAGATCCTGCAGCAGCAGTTGCGGGCTGCGGGGATTGCGCTGACGCTGCGGTCGAGCGAGTTTGGGACGTTCTATGCGGATGTGACGCGCGGGGCGTTTCAGATGTATGCGCTGCGGTGGATCTGGAGCAATGAAGATCCGGACATCTTCCACTATGCGTTTGCGACGAGCCAGATGCCTCCGGTGGGCGGGAATCGGGGACGGTATTCCAATGCTCGGGTCGATTCCCTGCTGGCTGCGGCCGCCACTACGCCGGATGTTAGTGCCAGGCGTGCTGACTATGTGGAGGTGCAGAAGATTCTGGCGGATGAGCTGCCGGCGATTCCGCTCTGGTACCCGAACAACAACATCGTCCATACGGATCGGGTGAGCGGGATTGTGGGGGATGGGTCTGGGAGCTTTGATTTTTTGAGGGACGCGGTGGTGAAGTAG
- a CDS encoding alpha-amylase family protein, whose amino-acid sequence MAVACYLQQVIDEVAPANAIRDTLRSAGCDLPQGTQHMLISDDHDKSLAVVRQRERDALAASAISLTLSGVPLLYNGMEVGDATQSGGSQLFDKVDVDWKNASPSLRALLSCRH is encoded by the coding sequence ATGGCCGTTGCTTGCTACCTTCAGCAGGTAATTGATGAAGTCGCACCAGCGAACGCGATCAGGGATACCCTGCGAAGCGCAGGATGCGATCTTCCGCAAGGCACGCAGCACATGCTGATCAGCGACGATCACGATAAATCGCTTGCAGTCGTGCGGCAACGCGAGCGTGATGCTCTGGCAGCATCTGCAATTAGCCTCACGCTATCCGGCGTTCCGCTCCTATATAACGGCATGGAAGTCGGTGACGCGACGCAATCTGGTGGATCGCAGCTATTCGATAAGGTCGATGTGGACTGGAAGAACGCGTCTCCTTCCTTACGTGCCCTTCTTTCATGCCGTCATTGA
- a CDS encoding alpha-amylase family protein encodes MLVILDTVSDHTVWCSVMMTHPIIYQHDGAGKIISPDGWSDVAALNHGDTALRRYMDDMFLYWLKKLSHRWFPLDAAGMVPTSSGMNSGRRSSEKIQTRCYLQKL; translated from the coding sequence ATGCTGGTGATTCTCGACACGGTATCGGATCATACAGTTTGGTGCAGCGTGATGATGACACATCCGATTATTTACCAGCATGATGGTGCCGGCAAGATCATCTCCCCGGATGGGTGGAGCGATGTCGCCGCTCTCAACCATGGTGACACCGCGCTTCGGCGCTATATGGATGACATGTTCCTCTACTGGTTAAAAAAACTTTCACATCGATGGTTTCCGCTGGATGCGGCCGGCATGGTGCCAACTAGCTCCGGAATGAACTCCGGCCGCAGATCAAGCGAGAAAATCCAAACGCGGTGCTACTTGCAGAAGCTTTGA
- a CDS encoding outer membrane beta-barrel protein, with protein MLRVPPALRSRSKKIDSVASRPLDLLIGGWQLNNLILLSTVQPVDLSAAGSAAQRNRPDLITPIRYLKSISGFWFDPTAFSSNIPVTTATDGTGSAILTRIGTLGSNQVYGPAVRTVNLGVQRNSHLTSARNWNLTVTRSIY; from the coding sequence ATCCTTCGTGTACCACCTGCCCTTCGGTCGCGGTCAAAAAAAATCGACAGCGTCGCGTCGCGGCCACTCGACTTGCTGATCGGAGGATGGCAGCTGAACAACCTTATTTTGCTGTCGACAGTTCAGCCTGTCGATCTTTCCGCCGCAGGCAGCGCTGCCCAAAGAAATCGTCCAGACCTGATCACTCCCATCCGCTACCTGAAGAGCATCAGCGGCTTTTGGTTTGATCCGACGGCTTTCTCCAGCAACATCCCGGTCACGACGGCAACTGACGGAACAGGCAGCGCGATCTTGACCCGCATCGGTACACTGGGCAGCAATCAAGTCTATGGACCGGCCGTTCGTACCGTCAATCTCGGCGTACAAAGGAACTCGCACCTCACATCAGCACGCAACTGGAACCTCACGGTGACGCGTTCAATTTATTGA
- a CDS encoding IS5 family transposase: MRQQTFASQSSFEKYGRELFLDEMEVVVPWVELQALVEPHYPKACNGRRPVGLGIMLRTYFMQQWFNLSDPGVEEAFHESFTLRRFAGVDLGVAPAPDETTVLCFRHLLEKHDLGGAMLDAVNLHLAAKGIRIETGTIVDVTIIHAPSSTKNEKKERDPAMRQTRKGKQWYFGLKAHVGVDAKEGHRHSVATSAANVSDVPMLPDLLHGEERKVWGDGGYQGQTKAIRQAAPKAQDMTCKRTRFKNYVDEAAKKKNTTKSKVRAKVEHVFRILKRVFGFDKVRYRGIAKNHHRLCTNFALINLYLHRKHLAGLAA, encoded by the coding sequence ATGAGGCAACAGACTTTTGCGTCGCAGTCGAGCTTTGAGAAGTATGGGCGGGAGTTGTTTCTGGATGAGATGGAAGTGGTTGTTCCATGGGTCGAGTTACAGGCTCTGGTCGAGCCACACTACCCGAAGGCCTGCAACGGTCGTCGTCCTGTCGGGCTTGGGATCATGCTGCGGACCTACTTCATGCAGCAGTGGTTCAACTTGTCCGACCCTGGCGTCGAGGAGGCGTTTCACGAATCCTTCACGCTGCGGCGGTTCGCTGGTGTTGACCTGGGCGTGGCTCCGGCACCGGATGAAACGACAGTGCTGTGCTTCCGTCACCTGCTCGAAAAGCATGACCTCGGCGGTGCCATGCTCGACGCGGTGAACCTGCATCTGGCAGCCAAGGGCATCCGCATCGAGACCGGTACGATCGTGGATGTGACCATTATCCACGCGCCTTCTTCGACGAAGAACGAGAAGAAAGAGCGTGATCCGGCGATGCGCCAGACTCGTAAGGGCAAGCAGTGGTATTTCGGACTGAAAGCGCACGTGGGCGTCGATGCAAAAGAAGGTCACAGGCACTCGGTAGCAACGTCGGCGGCCAACGTCTCGGACGTACCTATGCTGCCGGATCTGCTACATGGGGAGGAGCGCAAGGTGTGGGGCGACGGCGGCTATCAAGGCCAGACGAAGGCCATCCGGCAGGCCGCGCCCAAGGCCCAGGACATGACCTGCAAGCGAACCAGGTTCAAGAACTATGTCGATGAAGCTGCAAAGAAGAAGAATACGACGAAATCAAAAGTAAGAGCGAAAGTAGAACACGTCTTCCGTATCCTGAAGCGCGTCTTCGGCTTCGACAAGGTGCGCTACCGAGGTATCGCCAAGAACCACCACCGGCTATGCACTAACTTCGCCCTCATCAACCTCTACCTCCACCGCAAGCACCTGGCAGGGCTGGCCGCATAG